In Rhizobiales bacterium NRL2, a genomic segment contains:
- a CDS encoding twin-arginine translocation pathway signal protein yields the protein MAMIVPGIVSHHANAATAQDLQRDAEQALQALYKTSPVAESISRKAKAVLVFPNVVKAGLVFGGSYGEGVLMQDSRVVDYYNSVTASFGFQAGAQSYGYAVFLMNDEAVDYLRTSEGWEIGVGPTVVLVNEGAAKNLSTSTLKDDAYAFIFSQQGLMAGVSIEGTKVSKIER from the coding sequence ATGGCCATGATCGTGCCAGGTATCGTGTCGCACCACGCCAACGCGGCAACCGCGCAGGATCTTCAGAGGGACGCCGAGCAGGCGCTGCAGGCGCTTTACAAGACCAGCCCTGTCGCCGAGTCCATTTCCAGGAAGGCGAAGGCGGTTCTCGTGTTCCCGAACGTCGTCAAGGCGGGACTCGTGTTCGGTGGAAGCTACGGCGAAGGCGTTCTGATGCAGGATTCCAGGGTCGTCGATTACTACAACTCCGTGACAGCCTCGTTCGGGTTCCAGGCCGGCGCACAGTCATACGGTTACGCGGTGTTTCTGATGAACGACGAGGCCGTTGACTACCTCAGAACATCCGAAGGCTGGGAAATCGGCGTCGGCCCGACCGTGGTTCTTGTCAACGAGGGCGCGGCCAAGAACCTGTCGACTTCAACGCTGAAGGACGATGCCTATGCCTTCATATTCAGTCAGCAGGGACTGATGGCCGGTGTAAGCATCGAAGGTACGAAGGTCTCGAAAATCGAGCGCTGA
- a CDS encoding D-alanyl-D-alanine carboxypeptidase, with protein sequence MIRVLFLLVIATVAMAAAPRGASAADFETAATHAIILDHRSGRVLFQKNPDEPIPTASMSKIMTVYMLLEQLKAGTLTEDDTFVVSEKAWKKGGSKMFVEVGKQVRVGDLLRGIIVQSGNDASIVVAEGLAGSEEAFAERMNQKAQELGLDDTTLRNATGWPDPEHRMSVRDLARLASLTISNFPDYYDLYAEKKFTYHDIEQSNRNPVLYSFDGADGLKTGHTEEAGYGLVASAKRDGQRLIFVLAGMESARERATESVRFMQWAFRTFRNFKLFADGEEVETAEVWLGEKVRVPLVMAEPLALTLSPDMREQMQVEVVYDGPIPAPVKAGEPLAELVVTIPGVETVRQPLLAGSDVARLGPMGRIAAAVGHMIWGAE encoded by the coding sequence ATGATCCGTGTGCTTTTCCTGCTGGTCATCGCCACGGTCGCCATGGCGGCCGCGCCGCGCGGGGCCAGCGCCGCCGATTTCGAGACCGCCGCCACCCACGCCATCATCCTCGACCACCGGTCGGGCCGCGTCCTCTTCCAGAAGAACCCCGACGAGCCGATCCCGACCGCCTCGATGAGCAAGATCATGACCGTCTACATGCTGCTGGAGCAGCTCAAGGCGGGCACGCTGACCGAGGACGACACGTTCGTGGTCTCCGAGAAGGCCTGGAAGAAGGGCGGCTCCAAGATGTTCGTCGAGGTCGGCAAGCAGGTCCGGGTGGGCGATCTGCTGCGTGGCATCATCGTCCAGTCCGGCAACGACGCGAGCATCGTCGTCGCCGAGGGCCTTGCCGGCAGCGAGGAGGCCTTCGCCGAACGCATGAACCAGAAGGCGCAGGAACTGGGCCTGGACGACACGACCCTGCGCAACGCGACGGGCTGGCCGGACCCCGAACACCGCATGAGCGTGCGCGATCTGGCGCGGCTGGCCAGCCTGACGATCAGCAACTTCCCGGATTACTACGACCTCTACGCCGAGAAGAAATTCACCTACCACGACATCGAACAGAGCAACCGCAATCCGGTGCTCTACAGCTTCGATGGCGCCGACGGCCTGAAGACCGGCCATACGGAGGAGGCAGGCTATGGTCTGGTCGCCTCGGCGAAGCGCGACGGCCAGCGCCTGATCTTCGTCCTCGCCGGCATGGAGAGCGCCCGGGAGCGGGCCACCGAGTCGGTCCGCTTCATGCAGTGGGCCTTCCGCACGTTCCGCAATTTCAAGCTGTTCGCCGACGGCGAGGAGGTCGAGACGGCCGAGGTCTGGCTGGGCGAGAAGGTGCGCGTGCCGCTGGTCATGGCCGAACCGCTGGCGCTGACGCTCTCGCCGGACATGCGCGAACAGATGCAGGTCGAAGTCGTCTATGACGGTCCCATCCCGGCACCGGTCAAGGCCGGCGAGCCACTGGCCGAGCTGGTGGTGACGATCCCCGGCGTCGAGACCGTACGCCAGCCTCTGCTGGCCGGATCGGACGTTGCCCGGCTCGGCCCCATGGGCCGCATCGCCGCCGCGGTCGGTCACATGATCTGGGGCGCCGAGTGA
- a CDS encoding dTMP kinase, producing MRKPAGRGLFITFEGGEGAGKSTQAARCAGYLAERGHEVVATREPGGTPTAERLREILLDATVDLDPLEQVLVLYAARHNHVTGVIRPAIERGAIVVCDRFSDSTRAYQGAAGGVDAAAIDAMEMLALGGFGPDLTLVLDAPVETGFARVRDRGGLADRFEGQENAFHRRLRQGFLDIAAAEPERCRVIDATGGPDAVWQSVRAALDAALET from the coding sequence ATCCGGAAACCGGCGGGCCGGGGACTCTTCATCACCTTCGAAGGCGGCGAGGGCGCCGGAAAATCCACCCAGGCCGCACGTTGCGCCGGCTATCTGGCCGAACGCGGCCATGAGGTGGTGGCCACGCGCGAACCCGGCGGCACACCGACGGCAGAACGGCTGCGGGAGATCCTTCTGGATGCGACGGTCGACCTCGACCCGCTCGAGCAGGTCCTGGTGCTGTACGCCGCACGCCACAACCATGTGACCGGCGTCATCCGGCCAGCGATCGAACGCGGCGCCATCGTGGTCTGCGACCGCTTCTCCGATTCAACCCGCGCCTATCAGGGCGCCGCCGGCGGCGTCGATGCCGCCGCCATCGACGCCATGGAGATGCTGGCGCTCGGGGGCTTCGGCCCCGATCTCACGCTCGTCCTCGATGCGCCGGTGGAAACCGGCTTCGCTCGGGTGCGCGACCGCGGCGGCTTGGCCGACCGCTTCGAGGGCCAGGAGAACGCCTTCCACCGCCGGCTGCGTCAGGGATTTCTCGACATTGCCGCCGCCGAACCGGAACGCTGCCGCGTGATCGACGCGACCGGCGGGCCGGATGCGGTCTGGCAGTCGGTGCGCGCGGCACTCGACGCGGCGCTGGAGACATGA
- a CDS encoding methionine--tRNA ligase, producing MQDAAAVKPSYYITTPIYYVNDRPHIGHAYTTLACDVIARFKRLDGHDVHFLTGTDEHGQKVEKSAQAAGLDPQAFCDRVSQNFRDMMDALDITNDDFIRTTEERHVTSVQDLWRKLHEAGDIYLGSYAGWYAVRDEAFYGEDELTKTPDGRMIAPSGAEVDWVEEPSYFFRLSAWADRLLAFYEANPEFILPAQRRNEVVSFVRSGLRDLSISRTTFDWGVPVPGDPEHVMYVWLDALTNYMTAVGYPETESGLYPRFWPADLHMVGKDILRFHTVYWPAFLMSAGLKPPKRVFAHGWWTIEGQKMSKSLGNVVAPEELVETYGLDQTRYFLLREVPFGNDGDFSHAAMVHRINGDLANDLGNLCQRVLSMVHKNCDGQVPEPGPLTDADAALLQKADTAIGRVREQMDVQALHKALAEIWTVVGDANRYVDAQAPWVLRKSDPARMRTVLYVLAETVRQIAILVQPVTPRAGAAMLDLLGIAPEARGFDSLGDAARLAPGTPVDKPAPIFPRYQAEEAAE from the coding sequence ATGCAGGATGCTGCCGCCGTGAAGCCGAGCTACTACATCACGACGCCGATCTACTACGTCAACGACCGGCCGCATATCGGACACGCCTACACGACGCTCGCCTGCGACGTGATCGCGCGCTTCAAGCGCCTGGACGGCCACGATGTCCATTTCCTGACCGGCACCGACGAACACGGACAGAAGGTCGAGAAATCCGCTCAGGCCGCCGGACTCGATCCGCAGGCCTTCTGCGACCGCGTCTCGCAGAACTTCCGCGACATGATGGACGCGCTCGACATCACCAATGACGACTTCATCCGCACCACCGAGGAACGCCACGTCACGAGCGTGCAGGATCTGTGGCGCAAGCTGCACGAGGCCGGGGACATCTATCTGGGCTCCTATGCCGGCTGGTACGCGGTGCGCGACGAAGCCTTCTATGGCGAGGACGAACTGACGAAGACGCCGGACGGCCGGATGATCGCGCCCTCGGGCGCCGAGGTGGATTGGGTCGAGGAGCCGAGCTACTTCTTCCGGCTTTCGGCCTGGGCGGACCGCCTGCTCGCGTTCTACGAGGCCAATCCCGAGTTCATCCTGCCGGCGCAGCGCCGCAACGAGGTCGTCAGCTTCGTGCGCTCCGGGCTGCGGGACCTTTCGATCTCGCGCACCACGTTCGACTGGGGCGTGCCGGTGCCCGGCGATCCGGAGCACGTCATGTACGTCTGGCTGGACGCGCTGACCAACTACATGACCGCAGTCGGCTACCCGGAGACGGAATCCGGGCTCTATCCGCGCTTCTGGCCGGCCGACCTGCACATGGTGGGCAAGGACATCCTGCGCTTTCACACGGTCTACTGGCCGGCGTTCCTGATGTCGGCGGGCCTGAAGCCGCCGAAACGCGTCTTCGCCCACGGCTGGTGGACCATCGAGGGCCAGAAGATGTCGAAATCGCTGGGCAACGTCGTCGCGCCCGAGGAACTGGTCGAGACCTACGGTCTGGACCAGACGCGCTATTTCCTGCTGCGGGAAGTGCCCTTCGGCAATGACGGCGATTTCTCCCACGCCGCCATGGTGCACCGGATCAACGGCGACCTCGCCAACGATCTGGGCAATCTCTGCCAGCGTGTGCTGTCCATGGTGCACAAGAACTGCGACGGCCAGGTGCCGGAGCCCGGGCCGCTCACAGACGCCGACGCGGCGCTGCTGCAGAAGGCCGACACCGCCATCGGCCGGGTGCGCGAGCAGATGGACGTCCAGGCGCTGCACAAGGCGCTGGCGGAAATCTGGACCGTGGTCGGCGACGCCAACCGCTATGTCGACGCGCAGGCCCCCTGGGTGTTGCGCAAGAGCGATCCGGCGCGCATGCGTACGGTGCTCTATGTTCTGGCCGAAACCGTCCGGCAGATCGCCATCCTGGTGCAGCCGGTGACGCCGCGCGCGGGCGCGGCCATGCTCGACCTGCTCGGCATAGCGCCCGAGGCCCGCGGCTTCGACAGCCTGGGCGATGCCGCCCGCCTGGCCCCCGGCACACCGGTCGACAAGCCGGCGCCGATCTTTCCGCGCTACCAGGCCGAAGAAGCCGCGGAATAG
- a CDS encoding LuxR family transcriptional regulator, with the protein MLVDSHCHLDYLARDGDLADVLTRARNAGVSPMLTISTKLREFDQVRAIAEAEPDVFCSVGVHPHEAETEPDTTTAQLVELAAHPKAIGIGETGLDYFYEHSPGQVQRDVFRAHIGAARVTGLPLIVHTRDAEDDTIAIVEEEMGKGAWPGLIHCFSGSQRLADRMLAAGLYISISGIVTFRKAEELRDVVRSVPLERLLVETDSPYLAPVPKRGKRNEPAFTAHTAAAVADIKGISSEALADATTANFRRLFAKADF; encoded by the coding sequence ATGCTCGTCGACAGCCATTGCCACCTCGACTACCTGGCGCGCGACGGCGATCTCGCCGACGTGCTGACCCGCGCCCGGAACGCGGGCGTGTCCCCCATGCTCACGATCTCGACGAAGCTGCGCGAATTCGATCAGGTCCGCGCGATCGCCGAGGCCGAGCCGGACGTCTTCTGTTCGGTCGGCGTGCATCCGCACGAGGCCGAGACGGAACCGGACACCACCACGGCGCAGCTGGTCGAACTGGCGGCCCATCCGAAGGCGATCGGCATCGGCGAGACCGGGCTCGACTACTTCTACGAACACAGCCCCGGCCAGGTGCAGCGCGACGTCTTCCGCGCCCATATCGGGGCCGCGCGCGTGACCGGGTTGCCGCTGATCGTGCACACGCGCGATGCCGAGGACGACACGATCGCCATCGTCGAGGAGGAAATGGGGAAGGGGGCCTGGCCCGGCCTGATCCACTGTTTCAGCGGCTCCCAGCGCCTGGCCGACCGCATGCTGGCGGCCGGTCTCTACATCTCGATCTCCGGCATCGTCACCTTCAGGAAGGCCGAAGAACTGCGCGATGTGGTGCGCTCCGTGCCGCTGGAGCGGCTGCTGGTCGAGACCGACAGCCCCTATCTCGCGCCGGTCCCGAAGCGCGGCAAGCGCAACGAGCCGGCCTTCACGGCCCACACGGCGGCCGCGGTCGCGGACATCAAGGGGATCTCGTCCGAGGCGCTGGCGGACGCCACGACCGCCAATTTCCGCCGCCTGTTTGCCAAGGCCGATTTCTGA
- a CDS encoding phosphoribosyl 1,2-cyclic phosphodiesterase translates to MRVTILGCGSSGGVPRIGNDWGACDPANPKNRRRRCSILVQQADTTVLVDTSPDMREQLLDAGVSDLDGVVWTHDHADQTHGLDDLRVVAIRHRRRIDVWGDAVTLKRLKAKFGYCFPEGAQGGYPAILNDHLIEGPFTIGALDFRPFEQDHGTMTSLGFRIGPLAYANDVVDLDDDAFEAMEGAELMIVDALRYTPHPTHAHLERALEWIERVQPRRAVLTNLHVDLDYETLVGELPAGVVPAFDGMEIDV, encoded by the coding sequence ATGCGGGTGACCATTCTCGGCTGCGGCAGTTCGGGCGGCGTGCCGCGCATCGGCAACGACTGGGGCGCCTGCGATCCGGCAAATCCGAAGAACCGGCGCCGCCGCTGTTCGATCCTGGTCCAGCAGGCCGACACGACCGTGCTGGTCGATACGTCGCCGGACATGCGCGAGCAGCTGCTCGACGCCGGCGTGTCCGATCTCGACGGCGTGGTCTGGACCCATGATCACGCCGACCAGACCCACGGTCTCGACGATCTTCGCGTCGTCGCCATTCGCCATCGGCGCCGGATCGACGTCTGGGGCGACGCGGTCACGCTGAAACGCCTGAAGGCGAAGTTCGGCTACTGCTTTCCCGAAGGCGCGCAAGGAGGTTATCCGGCAATCCTCAACGATCATCTCATCGAGGGACCGTTCACGATCGGAGCTCTGGACTTCCGTCCTTTCGAACAGGATCACGGCACCATGACCTCGCTCGGCTTCCGCATCGGACCGCTGGCCTATGCCAATGACGTGGTCGATCTCGACGACGACGCCTTCGAGGCCATGGAGGGCGCCGAGCTGATGATCGTCGATGCGCTGCGCTACACACCGCATCCGACGCACGCACACCTGGAACGCGCACTGGAATGGATCGAACGGGTGCAACCGCGCCGCGCCGTACTCACCAATCTGCATGTCGACCTGGACTACGAGACCCTTGTGGGCGAACTGCCAGCCGGCGTCGTGCCGGCCTTTGACGGGATGGAAATCGACGTCTGA